TCGCTGAACCCTGACCCTAGAAACCTGAAACCGAGACGAGTTCACAATCGTCAAACCGAATTAGGAGACTTTCGCTCGATCCTGACACCTGAAACGCTTGACAGAAAGCCGCCTGGAAGGCGGCGCTACGAAGGATGTGTCGGGTGCTGCGCGTTGAGTGCTGGGCCGAGGTAAGAGGCAAGGAGGCGGGGAGACGAAGAGATGAAACTAAAGTCCAAGAGTCGAAAAGTGGAAGAGGCGAAGAGACAAAGAGAAATCAGAAAATGGAAAATGGAAAATAGAAAAGAGAACAAATAGAAATCGGAAAAGAGAAAAGAGAAATATGTCCCTGACGAATCCGATGGCGACCAATGCAGACCCCGCCACAAATGCGACGATGATCCATCTCGAGCATGTGCACAAGGTGTATGACCTGGGCGAAGTGCAGGTGCATGCCTTGCGGGGTGTCACCATGGAGGTTCATCCGGGGGAATTTGTGGCGATTATGGGAGCTTCCGGCTCGGGTAAGTCCACCTTGATGAATATCATCGGCTGCCTCGACCGGCCCACCCGCGGGCGGTACATGCTCGAGGGCCACGATGTCAGCGAATTCAGCAAAATCGAGCTGGCACGGGTGCGCAACCGTAAAATCGGCTTTGTCTTCCAACAGTTCAACCTGCTGGCGCGGACGACGGCGCTCGAAAACGTGGAGCTGCCGACGATCTATGCCGGCTTGTCACTCGAGGAACGCGAACAGTTGGCCATCGACGCTCTCCGGCGAGTTGGACTCGAAGACCGCCGGCAGCACTTCCCGAGCCAACTTTCCGGCGGGGAACAGCAGCGAGTGGCCATTGCGCGGGCCCTGGTCAACCGGCCTGCCATCCTTTTGGCCGACGAGCCTACCGGGAACCTCGACAGCCGGACCAGCGTCGAATTGATGGAAATCTTCCAGCGGCTTAACGACGAGCAAAACCTTACCCTGGTCCTCGTTACCCACGAGCCGGATATTGCCCGCTACGCCAAGCGCAACGTTATCTTCCGGGATGGAAGAATTCAGCGGGATACGGTGGTCGCGAACCGGGCCTATGCCCGCGAGGTTCTGCCAACGCTGCCGGTCGTCGGGGAAGAGGAGGAGGAAGAAATGTAGGGGCGGTTGGTGAAGGTGTAGGGGCGGTTCGCGAACCGCCCCTACAAAAGAACCATTCCGATAGGAACTGGCGTGAAATACGATCCCCAAATACATCATCGGCGGTCGATCCGGTTACGCGGCTACAATTATTCGCAGGCTGGAGCGTATTTCGTCACCGTGTGCACGAGTGACGGAGAACATCTGTTGGGCGAGGTAACCGACGGTGTGGTGCGATTGAACGAATATGGGAAAATGGCGGCGCTGTGTTGGCAATGGTTGGCCCGACGATACCCGAACGTGGATTTGGATGAATGGATTGTCATGCCCAACCATCTGCATGGGATTATTGTAATCACCGACGAGGGACGCAGGGGCGGTTCGGCAAGGGGCGGTTCCCGAACCGCGCCTACAACCGCAGAATGCCGGGGCGGTTCCCGAACCGCCCCTACAACGGCAATTAAACGCAAACCCCTGGGTCGTTTGATCGGGGCGTTCAAAACGATTTCCACCCAACGGATCAACGAAATTCGGAATGTGCGTGGCGCACGGGTTTGGCAACGGAATTATTACGAACACATTGTTCGGAATGAGGATGAATTGAACAAGATCCGCGAATACATTGCGACGAATCCCTTGCGGTGGGGACAGGAGACAGCAGGGGCGGTTCGCGAACCGTGGTAGGATGCCGGGGCGGTTCACGAACGGCGGTAGGAAGTAGGGCGGTTCCCGAACCGCCCCTACTATAGGAGGCTCGATGGATTTCTGGGGAACGATTCGGCTGGCGCTGCGGGCGCTGGCGCGGAACAAGATGCGGTCCATCCTCACCATGCTCGGCATCATTATCGGAGTCGGCGCCGTGATCGCCATGGTGAGCGTTGGCCAGGGTGCCGCGCAACAAACGCAGGAGCAAATCCAAAGCTTTGGCACTAACACCGTCTTTGTCGTGTCCGGGAGCGTGAACCGCGGCGGGATGCGCATGGGCGCCTCTCAAACCAAGAGCCTCACGGTGGACGACCTTCAGGCCATCCTGCGCGAGGTGCCGCTGATTCGGAGTGGCGCGCCGGGCGTCGGTGCCGGCGGCCAGGTGGTTTATGGCAACCTGAATTGGAATACTCGCATCCTGGGGACTACCCCGGAATATTTTGAAGTCCGCAACTGGCCGGTGCAGGCCGGGACGCTCTTTTCCGAAGAAGATGTGGATGCGGCTCAGAACGTCTGCGTCCTGGGACAAACCGTGGTGGACAATCTCTTTGGGCCGGAGAACCCTGTCGGGAAAACGATCCGCATTGGCAACCTGCCATTTCGCGTGTTGGGCGTGATGTCCTCCAAAGGGCAATCGGCCATGGGGGATGACCAGGACGACCGCATCATGGCGCCCTATACGACGGTACAGAAGAAGATTGCCGGGATCACCTGGCTGCATTTTACGTCCATGTCGGCGATTTCCCGCGAGGCTTCTGAATCGGCCCAAGTCCAAATCAGCCAACTCCTCCGCGAGCGGCACCACCTTCGGCCCGACGAGGAGGACGACTTCTTCATCCGCACCCAGTCCGACGTCGCTCAGCTTGCCGAGCAGACCGGCCGCATTTTTACCATGCTGCTCGGCAGCATTGCCTCGGTGTCGTTGATTGTCGGCGGCATCGGCATCATGAACATCATGCTGGTTTCGGTGACGGAGCGCACGCGCGAGATTGGCATTCGGATGGCCGTGGGCGCAACCGAGTGGGACATTCAGCGGCAGTTTTTGCTGGAGGCGATGACCTTGAGCATCCTGGGCGGGATGGCGGGGATCGTTTTCGGCTGGGCTAGCGCCTCGCTCGTTTCCGGGATTCTGCGCTGGCCGACTTTTATTTCGCCGATTGCGATTGTTACCGCCGTCGTCTTTTCCATCGGCGTCGGCGTGTTTTTCGGCTACTACCCGGCCAAAAAGGCCGCCCAGCTCAACCCCATCGAAGCGTTGCGGTACGAATAACATAGAAAATAAAAAGAGAAACCGGAAGGGCAAGCTGAAGCTTGCCCCTACAAATGACTCAGAATGACAGCGTTCGGCAAAGTTGGAGTCGAAGGGTCGAAGCTAAAGTCCAAGAGTCTAAAAGTCTAAGAGTCAAAGACTTTAGAAGGGAATATCTTCATCGCTCACCACGGGTCCGGCGGCTGGTTCTTCGGGTTCACCGTGAACGGGTACTTCTGGAGCAGCCTCAGCGGCGGCGGCGGCGCCAGCGGCAGCGGCTTCGGCGCGTGAGCCGAGCAGGCGCATGGTGCCGATGACGATTTCGGTGGTCGTGCGCTTGTTGCCGTCGCGGTCGTCCCATTGTCTTGTCTGGATGCGCCCCTCGACGTAGATTTGCTTCCCTTTGGTGAGCAGCTTCTGACAGTTCTCAGCCAGCTTGGTCCAGGCGACGATGTTGTGCCACTCGGTGCGCTTTTGGAGCTGGCCGGTTTGATCCCGCCAGCCTTCGTCCGTGGCCAGAGAGAATTTGCAAACCGCCGTGCCGTTCGGCGTGTAACGCATCTCCGGGTCCTTGCCCAGTCGGCCGACGAGAATTACGCGGTTGACGGTCATGGAACACCTCGTTTCGAGTGCCGAGCGTTGGGTGCCGGCGAGAAGTATATAGGCGGGATCGAAAAACGAAAAGCGAAAAGCGAAGACACAAGACTCAAGACCCAAGACTCAAGACAGAGCCCATCAAGCATTGGTCCGACCAACCGCTGAGCAACCATGCAACGAAGAAGGCACCGCAGAGGACACAGAGGAAGGGAGTAGGTAGTAGGGAGTAGGGAGTGGACAAGCAGATCCTTCGCTTCGCTCAGGATGACAATGTGCGGGCAGGATGACAATGCGGGCGGGGAGGGTAAGAGGCGGCAATGTCAGGGCTGAAGCCCCGACGCTCTAACAGAACGGCACTAAAGACCAGTGCAAAATTAGCTTGACGTACAACCGGAAGAGATGGCCGATTTTCGGGGTTTTTGTAGCAGATGGTTGTCAAGCAATTTCAGCAGTGCTCCCTAGGGAGTTGTTAGCCGGCGCAGGCGTTCTCGGGCGAGGCGACCGGCGTCGGTGTTGGGGAAGCGTTGGACGACAATGCGCAGTTCGCGGGAGCCGGCGGCGCGCTGGCCCAGCTCAATCAATGCGAAGCCCTTCTTGAGGTAGGATTCGGGCACCTTGTTGCCCCTGGGGTAGTTCAGCAAGCCTTTGTCGTAGGCGACTACCGCTTCGGCATACCTTGCCTGCTGGTAGTGAGTCTCGCCGATGTAGAACTGGGAGTTGGAGGCAAACTCGCCTGCCGGAAAATATTTGAGATAGTCATTGAACTCCTGGCGCGCCAGATCAAATTTGCCGCCATTCAAGTCGCGCAAGGCGTTCTGGTAGAGCACTTCACCGCTCATCGGCGGGGTGATCACCGGGGGAGTGGCGCTGGGGGGCGGCTGAGCGGCAGCGGCCAGCTTGGCATCCATGGATTGGATCACGCCCTGAGTATCGGCAAACTGCTGGGAAAGCCGGGCGAG
The window above is part of the Candidatus Acidiferrales bacterium genome. Proteins encoded here:
- a CDS encoding ABC transporter ATP-binding protein — encoded protein: MATNADPATNATMIHLEHVHKVYDLGEVQVHALRGVTMEVHPGEFVAIMGASGSGKSTLMNIIGCLDRPTRGRYMLEGHDVSEFSKIELARVRNRKIGFVFQQFNLLARTTALENVELPTIYAGLSLEEREQLAIDALRRVGLEDRRQHFPSQLSGGEQQRVAIARALVNRPAILLADEPTGNLDSRTSVELMEIFQRLNDEQNLTLVLVTHEPDIARYAKRNVIFRDGRIQRDTVVANRAYAREVLPTLPVVGEEEEEEM
- a CDS encoding transposase, whose product is MKYDPQIHHRRSIRLRGYNYSQAGAYFVTVCTSDGEHLLGEVTDGVVRLNEYGKMAALCWQWLARRYPNVDLDEWIVMPNHLHGIIVITDEGRRGGSARGGSRTAPTTAECRGGSRTAPTTAIKRKPLGRLIGAFKTISTQRINEIRNVRGARVWQRNYYEHIVRNEDELNKIREYIATNPLRWGQETAGAVREPW
- a CDS encoding ABC transporter permease, which gives rise to MDFWGTIRLALRALARNKMRSILTMLGIIIGVGAVIAMVSVGQGAAQQTQEQIQSFGTNTVFVVSGSVNRGGMRMGASQTKSLTVDDLQAILREVPLIRSGAPGVGAGGQVVYGNLNWNTRILGTTPEYFEVRNWPVQAGTLFSEEDVDAAQNVCVLGQTVVDNLFGPENPVGKTIRIGNLPFRVLGVMSSKGQSAMGDDQDDRIMAPYTTVQKKIAGITWLHFTSMSAISREASESAQVQISQLLRERHHLRPDEEDDFFIRTQSDVAQLAEQTGRIFTMLLGSIASVSLIVGGIGIMNIMLVSVTERTREIGIRMAVGATEWDIQRQFLLEAMTLSILGGMAGIVFGWASASLVSGILRWPTFISPIAIVTAVVFSIGVGVFFGYYPAKKAAQLNPIEALRYE
- a CDS encoding single-stranded DNA-binding protein, which translates into the protein MTVNRVILVGRLGKDPEMRYTPNGTAVCKFSLATDEGWRDQTGQLQKRTEWHNIVAWTKLAENCQKLLTKGKQIYVEGRIQTRQWDDRDGNKRTTTEIVIGTMRLLGSRAEAAAAGAAAAAEAAPEVPVHGEPEEPAAGPVVSDEDIPF
- the bamD gene encoding outer membrane protein assembly factor BamD codes for the protein MKRLCTLLPLLLVALLLAQLPAGAVAKEIIQLQRDVALLQQQVRDLQQSVTQNHAVLKTLVEQATDSVNRMNASLATLQKTVQDAQANTNARTDTLAGQVQALADGLEEVKARLARLSQQFADTQGVIQSMDAKLAAAAQPPPSATPPVITPPMSGEVLYQNALRDLNGGKFDLARQEFNDYLKYFPAGEFASNSQFYIGETHYQQARYAEAVVAYDKGLLNYPRGNKVPESYLKKGFALIELGQRAAGSRELRIVVQRFPNTDAGRLARERLRRLTTP